A segment of the Lycium barbarum isolate Lr01 chromosome 7, ASM1917538v2, whole genome shotgun sequence genome:
TATAACATGAAATGAAACTAATAATGTCTTTCTTTGTTATCTGATAACAAAGTTGTCCAGGTCCACTTGTTCATCACATTTAGTGTTCAACCACCAGTTGCATGATGATTAATATTCCTTTATCCTTAACCAGAAGTATCAAATTTGaatattgaaaatgaaaaaatCTTGATAGAGAGCATTTTCCTTATTAATGAGCCTAACGCGACTCGAATTCAAATTAGTCAGAGCTCCAATGCGGCTACCGAACTCCGGCtagaaaacaaaagaaataagTGTATTATACAAATCCCTGCTACCTTTCACCAACACAAATACCACATCAATCTACCCGCCAAGACCTAAACAAATGAAAAGGAATTAGTTAACGATTCTTTGTCTCTGCTGGAGATTTGAACCCGATTTTTCATAATTTTCACTCCGTTAGGTGCAACTAATAATGTTTTAAATAACATAAATCACCCCATGATTACAAGCAGGATGAAATCATTAACAAGAACATGTTACAACTGCAGTTAATTTGCAAATGAGATTCTCCAGCCTTTTTAACAAGATTGGTTTATATACAAGAACAGTTTTCATGTTTCACCCAAGCAGAGCAGCAGACACTTGATGCAACAACAAAAGAAACACAGATACCCAATGGAATTCAGataaaaaaaagggaaatggCAATAGCAAGTAACATGACAAGATCATTGAAAAGGAGCAAGAAAGTGATTGTTAGGACCCAAATTGCGCACCAAATATGCACTCGGCCACATTTTCAGGTCCTACAAATAAAACAAGCCATCTGCACATACACAGCTAAGACAAGAATGAGACAGGTCAACAGATTCCAATACCAGTCATGGTTCAATTCCTGTTACTATCTATGCTTATCTAATGTAACATGCTAGtaattatttttcaaagttcTCTTATTCTAGTTTTTTGGACATTCGTACAAAACTGCCTGTACACCCATTGAGCTCCTAGAATGGCCAATTATTTGACTACTCTTGAGTACATAAAACAAGGATGCTCATATCTTTTTGTTATCAAAACAGAACATCTTCTCATATTACTAGAAGCACATTTGTTGCTCAACTTAGTATTGTTAACTGCAAAACCATGAGGAGAAAAAGGAAAGCAATAGGACAGCTTTATCAAGATTCCAAAATTCAATAAAACACATCACTATCTGTAGCAGTTAGGTAAAATATGCTCATGCTTGGAAAAAAGACGCATAAATACAAAATCAACAACAAAGACGGTTTACACTGGTCATTTAAAATAAACAATACATACATCCAATCAACCTAGTAGCAATATTTTGGATAACAAACTTCACACCAAGATCACATCACTATCTGTAGCAGTTAGGTAAAATGTGCTCATGCTAGGAAAAAAGACGCATAAATACAAAATCAACAACAAAGACGGTTTACACTGGTCATTTAAAATAAACAATACATACATCCAATAAACCTAGTAGCAATATTTTGGATAACAAACTTCACACCAAGATCACATGGTGGAGCAATTCTTAACTAGTTATGCATCAATAACAGCTTTTACACGCGAGATCCTCCATCCTTTTACAACATTGGTTGATCCAGATTCATGTTCAACCAAGCAAGCAACAAATACCTAAATACACAGCTAAAAGTAAGATACAATTGCTGCCACGAAATTCCCAGCAAGTACTACCACTTCAACATGAACCTACTGAGGCATGTCATCTGCTCGTTAACAGATACAGCTAAGAAGTGTGCAAATGCTTTCCTGAAAAGACGAATAACTTCTCTTTCGCATCGAGACATGAACTCAGATTAAACCTCCCCCCTTCAGGACCATAACAGGCCCCTTATAAGTAAAGGTATGAATAGACATGACTAAAGATCTCAAAAGCGCAGGCAACTGCTTCAGTAgaatgatggaattaagtcttcaACATGGTTTTCTAGCTTATGACATTCAGCGAAGTCCTCTTTACAACACCACATCTGAGCTTTCTGTTTATTTATTCACAAAAACTTATTAATCCACAAGCACCAACACTACTAGTACTAGACTGTTATCAGCAGGAGCATATTGAAGCTCAAACAGTATCAAGTCCTAAGGACTTAGCTTTCATCTTCAGTGATCTCAAGTAACAGATTGCTTCGTCAATAACATCCATAGAGTCTTTTCCTATCCCTCCAGGGATTAATCTCTGCAAAATGCTTATCGTCTCAAGAATTTGATCTTTTCTTGGCCTCTTTTTCCCAGACAGAGAAACAGACTCCGAAACTTGATCACTGTTGCCACAACTGGATTCTGCATCATCCTCTAAGTCAGAACAAGTAAAGGGTTTTGCAGAGGCAGCGGTATCCACGAGTGATGGCATATCAATGCTTCCATCTAATCGTTTACGCCTTTTGCTTGGCCATTCCGAACTAGCTACTTCTTCACCTTCTTCGGAATAATCATGAACTGTCATATTACTAGGCGAGTGACCTGTGCTTACTACTTCACCATCCTCGGAATAACTATCATCATCATCGGAGTAGAGTAGAGCATTCAGTTCTTCAGTATCCTCGTGCAATTCACTTTCCACATCATCTCTATGGTTTTCTTCAGAATATTCACCACTAAGGTAATGCCCAGATGAACAAATTCCATTCCCTTTAATCTGTGGGCCTTTATTAATCACATTACAAGGTGTATAGGGGTTCGGAAGCCAAGAGGGAAGGCATTGTACAGGAGTACAAGTTGTTTGATCACCAGATTGATCAAAAACAAGAAATCTTTTCTGCGCGGATCCCAGGCCTGCATTGTCAACTGATTGAGGAGCAATCTTCTCTTTCACTATAGTGCTCAAAACTGGAGCAAAACCCTGATGAAACTGTGGTAAACAGTGGAACAAATTGTGAGCTTCAGTTGGTTGGATTGCCTTTGACTCTAGCGGCCCAGAAAATAAGAAGGGAGAATAATCCCCTTTAACTGGAACCTCGTTCGAGTATGGACTCATGTAAATAGGAACAGAATTATGCTGCCCAATATTTAGTCCGCGACTAGAAAAGTTCGAATGGGCTGATTGCAGATCTGGATACTGGTGATGGAACCAAGATAAAATGTCTCTTTCCATTCAATCTCAACAATCACCTAACCAAACCAAAAAAGATCCAATAAACCAAATGATCCATATGCAAAAACTTCATCTTCAAACCAATAAAGATATCCAAGAACAGAAGTATTGCAAAACTTACCAGCTTTAAACAACTGAGGTAATACAAATTGCTGATTACTTCTTGAAGACTTGAGAAacaacagaaaatccaaaaattcCAGCTTAACTAAGATGCAATAACAAAGAAAGATAATAAAACTACGTGACAGGTTTCAGCAACTGTCGGAAATATTCAGCCTGaaataaacaagaaaaaaaatttagCTTCCTTCCACAACAAAATCACAACATCAAAATTACAAAAACGGTGAACACTAACCTGGCAATCTTGAAGAGGTTGAAAGCACGCTATAACTCTAACGATTATGGTGGCACACCCCGCAATTCCATTTTCGTGTTTTAATGCCCGAAATCTTGTCTGGCCAGCTGCTTGACACACCATAACTACTTGTTCCAACCCTTCCCACACTTAAAACAAGTACAACACCACAATCAAAAAGACCAGTGATTTCAAACAACTCCCACCAAGTCTCTCAAATAAACTCTATCTAGAAGGCAACAGTGAATGCTAATATCCCCAATTTACCAAGAACGACGCTAACTCTGAACAGGACGAGATTCTTAGCTAATACTAAGAACGTAGCACGGTATGACAATGAAATGTGTGGATCCCATGGAAGATTACTAACAAAAATACGATTTTCGAATGTGAAAAACTAATCAAGATTTTAagaataaatttttttttttggtggtatTCTACAGAATTACATGACAGTACAAGTTCAAGGAGATAACTTTCCTATATACATCAACAAATAGACTGCAACACAACATGCTGTCCCTCACTTTTGTTTTAGTGCTTCAACAACTTTAAGTTCCTGTAAATAATAACATATAAAACATCAGTTTAAAAGCCAAGTAACATCATATGAAAGCATGTTTATGGAAAAGTAAAAGGTCTGGGAATCTAATCAATAACATGCCCAACTATTGAGATAATTAAGGGGTGGGGTGAATTATTACTAATTAGaacaaatattttttattttattttttgatttttgctCCTTTAATCTTTGTACCTAATCAATCTTttttttgtcttactttccttattagtttgtcaCAAAAAAATTGGCACATTTATATACTTAGAAAGAATTTAACTTATCTGAGGTTTATTTTGGACCAcatttcaaaaatctttctttattgCTTAAACTCATTGtcaaacggagggagtaatatatttaaaaaagggataattacatttttggtCCACTCAATAGccataggttttgtatattaaaaataaatatacaGACTGTATACACAAAATACACACATAATACACATAATCAGTGTATAAGTTTTATATATTTTGGGTGGCGCCCGTAATTAATTTAAGCCGACGGGCCAAAAATGTCTTTTAAAACATATCAAACATGTATTAAAGTAGTGTAAAAATTGGATCTTGGAAACATcagtttgaacaaaaaaaaaattctttttgacAAAATCTTAAAAAGGACACAAGCTCAACCATCAAAGTATACACAAAATACACACATAATACACATAATCAGTGTATAAGTTTTATATATTTTGGGTGGCGCCCGTAATTAATTTAAGCCGACGGGCCAAAAATGTCTTTTAAAACATATCAAACATGTATTAAAGTAGTGTAAAAATTGGATCTTGGAAACATcagtttgaacaaaaaaaaaattctttttgacAAAATCTTAAAAAGGACACAAGCTCAACCATCAAAGTAATTACAAAAACCCAATACACTAAAAAAACATTATAGTATGATTCTCTGAGAACAAAGAGAAATAGCCTTAAAACTACAGGATTTACTAAGTTCAAGAAATTGCATCTAAAAGTTGTTTCACATAATTAGCTGTTAATCTCTATTATTTTTTTCTAAAGCAGTATAGCAATTTGTAGTAGTTTCCATAGATCTTAGTGAAAAATACCATAGAAAGTGCaagaaaaaattaataaattaagaATTCAAAAACCCAACAACAAAACATAAACCCCATGTAATCAAAATTAAGACATAGCAAATGGACTCAAAGAatttaatagaaaaaaaaaatcaacagtaCATTATTGAGAAGAAGGGGTAAAATCATAAATTAGGGACTTACAGAGAAAGAAAACTGGAGAAATGAAACCCAAGTTGATTGTTATAATTAGAAACACAAGAAATATCAAAGATTTTGAGAAATTTTTGGAGGTTTCTTGAAGATTGAAAGAAAAGTATGTCTATGTGTGATATATAGAGAGAGGAAAGTAGAGTACAGTCAAAGATAAGGGTGGAGAGACTAATATAGACttgtgaaaaatgaaaaatatatcaTCTCTCTCCGTCCGATTTAAGTATTTTGTTTGATTagacataatttttttaaaaataaataaaaactttaaattttatgattttaaataaaaaataagtgtAGATATTTAAATCTTGTCAAAATTTATTAAATATGGAAAAATATATTCTTTTTGTGATTGATAAAAAAGTAAAGTAATACGTTAAaagagtccggaatcaaaatgccaccaaaaaaacattttgaatcaaaatattccaacaaaaaaaaaagttaccaaaataCTCATAGCACAGTAAAATATTACGCTGTAGCACTAACAGAGACGAAGCCCGTTAAGTGTTAtagcacagtattttactgcgttatagaaaaaaattattttttttggcacttctataacgcagtaaaatactgcgtaaatactgcgttatagaagtgctaaaaaaaaaattctttctataacgcagtaaaatactgcgttatagaagtaccaaaaaaaaaatctataacgcagtaaaatatttcgttatataaacagtaccaaaaaaaaaattggccaactttattttttgcaacacttagtgttattttccatactttgaccaataattagtcgtgtgtcaagattccgaaacgtcaatattttatatagaacctgatatttttttctgcgtacaataatgtaggctcaatacatcaagatacgtaaacgttcggatcgtcattttaggggttgaaaaggtgcccgaagtaagttttgtttgaaaaaacttagtgttttttccatagtttgaccaatgattagtcgtgtgtcaagactccgaaacgtcaatattttatatagaacctgatatttttttttgcatacaataatataGGCCCAATACaccaaggatacgtaaacgttcggatcgtcattttaggggttgaaaaggtgcccgaagtaagttttgtttgataaaacttagtgtttgactgtaaggttattttagtcaactttatatgtcgagaaaattagtcagctttattttcaaaaattgaaaccgtagaagtgaaattgacattcacagctacattaccccgggatttttacgttgagatttattgcgtatcatcatcttataagtaaataaaactgaaaattttacGCCAATTTGGAGGAAAAtcaaaattgaatgggataaaaggcgtttttttaaaaatcggctcggccaaaccgccttgtggaagtttgtccgcatagatctcgaaaaaatacgcaagttaaaaaaaaacgcgtaaaacggacgtccgagcgcaaagttatgaccatctaaagtttgacgactttacaactagtttttgtccctatattttttagaattatatttatattcaaaataaagttatgtcttgattaaaaaataaaacgCTTAaataaaaatcttaaaaaataaaacaccctaaagtttccaaacaaaacttatttcgggtaccttttcaacccctaaaatgactatccgaacgtctacgtatccttgatgtattgagcctacattattgtatgcagaaaaaaatatcaggttctatataaaatattgacgtttcggagtcttgccacacgactaatcattggtcaaagtatgaaaaaaacactaagttttttcaaacaaaacttacttcgggcaccttttcaacccctaaaatgacgatccgaacgtctacgtatccttgatgtattgggcctacattattgtacgtagaaaaaaatatcaggttctatataaaatattgacgtttcggaatcttgacacacgactaattattggtcaaagtatgaaaaataacactaagtgttgcaaaaaataaaggtggccaatttttttttttgtactgtttatataacgcagtatatactgcgttatagaaaaaaaaattggtacttctataacgcagtattttactgcgttatagaagtaccaaaaaaaaaaaattataacgcagtaaaatactgcgctatagcacttaacgactccgtctccgttagtgctatagcgcagtaaaatactgcgctatgggtactttggtaaattttttttgttggggtattttggttcaaaatgttttttttttttgacattttggttccggactctacgTTAAAATGGGGCGAAAGAGTAACAACTTTAAGAATAATTTAATATATGTCTCACATAACTGACATTAATTGTGTGAGGTACCATTTTATGAGATAAAAAAGTGAACCTAAAATATGTAAATCCAAAAATATAAAAGGTAAATCCATTTTTTTATCTTGCAAAAAACAACCTCACACAACTACTGTCGTCACATACTAAAACTTTTCCAACTTTAactatggttgatgaaattaatTGCTTTCATGCGTGCGAAATGCACTCTTGGATTGGTGTACAAtcatatcttttttctttttcttttttctttttttttttttcttttttttttttgggtttttggtCTAGAAGGATcccacttgtttttttttttctctcttttgtgCTTGGTACAGTGAGAATATTTTTCGAAATCATTTTTCCAATATTTAATAAACGTTGAACTTAAAAAGTATTTTGTCAAAGAAAATATTTATCTCAAAAGAAATGGAAAAATTGTACTCCTTTTGATTGGGCATGAAATTTAATGAAGATTTTTAAAACTTGTAATTTAAATAAGTTATATAGATATTTCTGTGTTTATAAATCATTTCATCCAAGTCAAATGAAAAGCTTAAACTTAAATTCTTGCTAATAAAGATGTGTCATTTATTTGGACCGACTAAAAAAGAAAAATGTGACATAAATTAATATATAGGTGCCATTCAAAGGAGTAATTGCTATTACTAATGTATAGAAATATTGTGTATATTACGATTTTTAGTTAACTACATTAAGATATAATATATCACAATCGATTTTAGACCACAGTGTTTCACATATATTTTTATTTGTTGACAAGGGAACCAAGGTAAATCTCACTCGAGTAGAATAGCTCGCGAGCTTGATCAAAAAAGCATGCGGAGGTTTCGAACCTGAGAAACCTCATTTAAGATATCACTGCTCAACCAACTCGATCACTCTTAAGGGTTGTTTTACATATTTAAAACGGTGGTTTATGGAATAAAATAGAGATCTGAAACTGCACTATTTATTCAATTTTATATCGATTTTTTGGAACTAATTTTCCAGCTCTAGTTTTTAGTGCAAATAGAATTGTTTTGTTCCAAATGGATTCTATCCCCTCATTTTTCTCTTAAAATAGACCCGTTTTGGGGGGGTAATTTCTACCGCTGAATTACAAAAATGGCAGCAAGGGAAAGGGGAAAGTATCCAATGTGTAAGAAGAACATCCAATCATTTAAAACTTGACCATTCAAACCATAAATGATACAAACCACAATGTGGCCCCCTCTAACCAGCTGTGGCTACTTGATTTTCAAAATTAACTCTATCTAATTCTTATTTCAATCCATTAATATTTCTTACTCAATTATGAACAAGAGACTAATGAACTAGCAAAGATGACATGAGTTGGTAAGTATCCTTCCATTTAGATTTTAGGTTAGAGTTTTAGgaataaaattatttttgatagGAAGAGCTTTATCTCTAGTGAGACTTTCTGATGTGAAAATAATGATTGAGcttctttttatatttttaattacTTTCAGTGTGAATTTTTGATCGAGACGACGTCTATTCTTACTCATGGCTAATACTTCTATAGGTTCATACTCGTTGTCTTGCCACCGAATGAGTTTTTGTGAGAAATGACAAAATTTGTTACATGCGGATGGTGTGCTTAGAGCTCTATTACTATTAATGGGTGGACAAATTCAAATTAGTCGGATTTCAAAGCGAATACTGACCACTCGGTCGCCAAAAAATATATTGAGATGAGCGGCGAATAGTCATTCACTCGTAATCAAAAGTTTGAATACTGAGATTGTAATAAATTTCAATAAAGAGGTTTTACCTATTTTAATAGGCCTACTCCGCTCGGATCCAAACATTAATCAAGACCAACGTTTAAAGGCctaaaaagaaatttaaaaaaggGGAGGGCAACAGCCAACAAGAACAAATAGAATGGTGAAATAACAAATGGTACAATAAAACTTTTTCatcattaaaaaaagaaaagaacagCTTTATTCCACACACTTTGCAAGAAATATTTAATCAAACATTACTACTACGACTACTTTACTCTTCAACCTTGAATCactttttcttcccttttctttTGCTTTACTATAAATAATACAGAGTAGTGAAATACATGATTATAGCATGCAAATATTAACTATTGCACTTTCGCCAGTCATGCCCATATAGTGTGTAGTAACTTTTCACTATTGATAAACCTTAGACAAGCTATAAACAGATTTTATTATTAGTAGAGATATCTCACCATCATATATTTAATTTAACGTTTCTTTACAAATAACGGCAATTGGCATTAACATCACCCACTTCATGGTgcaatttttaaataaaaaaaacaagaagTTGTCCTAATAATGTTGACTTCTATAACTGAAACCTGCACGTATTATTTGTCACTTGCTTAATGCTTTAATTTAATTGTTCATACATACGCATGCGAAGCGAATTCTCTATTGGATAGTTTTTTGCTTAGTTTGATTTTTGTTGATTTAATCTTAATCTTATTAAGATAATAAAGCAGGTGATTGATCGAAAACGATAGTCAAATTCTCAACCGCTCCCTTCTTTGACTATTGCTCTAAATTCTAATCATACCTAAATTAGATATTTGTTAGGTTATACGTGACATACATGGAATACCCCatctaattaattaaataatatgAGCGTTACTAATTAAACCAGTCAAGATGAAGGGAACATATACATGTTGTTTACTAAACTAAGCAATGGTTAATAATAACTTTGTACTTAAGCGGCAAAATCAAAAGTTTTGCTTGAAGTGTTCAAAAGTttaatatatatgcataaaaagttATTTTTGACCTATATATGCAATACATTTTTCTATGTATGCAATATTATTAATTAATTTTCTAACGTAACGAATGGTGTTCAACTGATTTTTCACATTGCTTATCGTCAAGAAATAAGAAGATAACATTGCAGGCTTCGGCATGGAGAATCTCTGGATAAGATGTGTGTTATTTATTTAGTGGCTTATCTGATGAGAGTTCGAATTAATAAGATCAGTAAGTCCCAAAAATCGGAtgcttaaagcaaaaaagaaagaaagcggAAGACAAGGAAATAtaaaataaacaattaataatTAGTTAATTAGATAAACAAATGAAAGTGGATGTACTATATATAGTGCCTAATGAAGCCATGGTTGGACAAATATAAACTACCCTAAAGACCATGATTTGATTACCTGAAACAAATCTTTTGTACAGATGAGAAGATCCAGGGGAGACAATAATTTATTTATACCATAAGTTTAAGCTTTGGATAATAACAGAGGATGCTTTGATAAATTAAATGCCATGTTGTTTGGAGTGGGGGGAACAAGATACATCAAGTTTAATTTATTTCACCTTCTTTCTTCCCAATCTCATTGGGTCTACACTTTTGGTGGCAATACTTAAA
Coding sequences within it:
- the LOC132604001 gene encoding transcription factor bHLH143-like, with translation MERDILSWFHHQYPDLQSAHSNFSSRGLNIGQHNSVPIYMSPYSNEVPVKGDYSPFLFSGPLESKAIQPTEAHNLFHCLPQFHQGFAPVLSTIVKEKIAPQSVDNAGLGSAQKRFLVFDQSGDQTTCTPVQCLPSWLPNPYTPCNVINKGPQIKGNGICSSGHYLSGEYSEENHRDDVESELHEDTEELNALLYSDDDDSYSEDGEVVSTGHSPSNMTVHDYSEEGEEVASSEWPSKRRKRLDGSIDMPSLVDTAASAKPFTCSDLEDDAESSCGNSDQVSESVSLSGKKRPRKDQILETISILQRLIPGGIGKDSMDVIDEAICYLRSLKMKAKSLGLDTV